The following are from one region of the Bacteroidota bacterium genome:
- a CDS encoding serine/threonine protein kinase, with protein sequence MNLLNTNNGSYLFDPGNDNLVLKRNGKFSSVYIGYQLPEKNKVVIKVMNPALNNDAPSIIRFHKEALKSFEHPDLQKTIDAYNDETGYYLIKEYIDGQTLSQIVYQQRITDIDFYCRVFIKVLKIIEVLNDKEIFHCDIRLENILLLNKQGSNETDFDSLQVVLLDLGLAKIPETFNKRELQPFSFVYSPPEQVLNYGELINKTTDQYSVAICMYECITATKPFMNENPEVVMHLQLNTKLLPHKNIPEPLFKVLLHATEKEKLPLPPSQLSEEQLINYLKSGQQKRYESATAFKHAILNAMDEMEKQKSTNNTKGFWAKLFGK encoded by the coding sequence ATGAATTTGCTAAATACCAATAATGGAAGTTACTTATTCGATCCCGGAAATGATAACCTGGTTCTAAAGAGGAATGGAAAATTCAGTTCCGTTTACATTGGGTATCAGTTGCCTGAGAAAAACAAAGTGGTGATTAAAGTAATGAACCCTGCTCTTAATAATGATGCTCCATCCATTATCAGGTTTCATAAGGAGGCGCTAAAGAGCTTTGAACATCCCGACCTTCAAAAAACTATAGATGCCTATAACGATGAAACAGGCTATTACTTAATTAAAGAATATATTGATGGACAAACATTGTCGCAAATAGTATATCAGCAGCGCATTACCGATATTGACTTTTATTGCAGGGTTTTTATAAAAGTACTTAAAATAATAGAAGTCCTTAACGATAAGGAAATATTTCATTGTGATATACGGTTAGAGAACATCTTGCTATTAAATAAGCAGGGATCGAACGAAACTGATTTCGATAGTTTGCAAGTGGTATTGCTCGACTTGGGCCTTGCTAAAATTCCCGAGACATTTAATAAACGCGAGCTGCAACCTTTTTCATTTGTGTATTCGCCACCCGAGCAGGTGTTAAATTATGGAGAGCTTATAAATAAAACGACTGATCAGTACAGTGTTGCGATATGCATGTATGAGTGCATTACCGCTACCAAACCTTTTATGAATGAAAACCCCGAAGTAGTAATGCACCTGCAACTAAATACCAAACTCCTTCCTCACAAAAATATACCCGAACCATTATTTAAAGTATTGCTTCATGCTACTGAAAAGGAAAAACTTCCATTGCCTCCATCTCAGTTAAGCGAAGAACAATTAATTAATTATTTAAAGAGCGGACAACAAAAAAGATATGAAAGTGCAACTGCATTTAAACATGCCATCTTAAATGCCATGGACGAAATGGAGAAGCAAAAATCAACTAACAACACTAAAGGATTTTGGGCAAAATTA
- a CDS encoding 4a-hydroxytetrahydrobiopterin dehydratase: MWNEENNALVKTFQFKNFADAFSFMTRVAFEAEAMNHHPEWTNVYNKVTIKLSTHDAGNMITEKDRMLAQRIDSVYPQK, encoded by the coding sequence ATGTGGAATGAAGAAAACAATGCGTTGGTAAAAACGTTTCAGTTCAAAAATTTTGCTGATGCTTTTTCGTTTATGACGCGGGTTGCCTTTGAAGCTGAAGCCATGAATCATCATCCTGAATGGACGAATGTTTACAATAAAGTAACCATCAAGCTATCGACACATGATGCAGGCAACATGATTACCGAAAAAGACCGAATGCTTGCCCAGCGTATAGATTCCGTGTATCCTCAAAAGTAG
- a CDS encoding TonB-dependent receptor, with product MIKKYFALILILIFVTNAHAQQGQIVKGRVTDKQTKQSLPGASIVLLDSAVFVATTSDANGYYKLANVGLGRKIFRVSYLGYKEKTFTVIVTSGKEVVTTIELEENAIQGKEVEVSATREKARSNNQMATVSARSFTFEETSRYAGSLNDPARMAGNYAGVSSSNDSRNDIVIRGNSPAGLLWRLNGVDIPNPNHFGSLGTTGGPISILNNNQLDNSDFITAAFPAEYGNALAGVFDLQMRNGNDEKHEFLFQVGFNGFEGGAEGPINKASKSTYLINYRYSTLGVFKAVGINFGTGNAVPQYQDVSFNFHFPTKRAGRFSFFGIGGKAYVETLDRDKDSTKNSLYDNEERQNGYFGNSTGVAGLQHLYVFDNGMYIKTTLAASALFQNWKVDSIGNDNNIPYPFYRNNSYNIRSTITSTLNKRFNSRNFLKSGIIVEHYNFQYADSISRALNFRVITNTESATQLLQAYSQWQHNLSSRLTLNTGLHFQQFMLNKTFNIEPRIGIRYEINKRNTLSFGTGLHSQIQPIYIYMVKTKVNATDDVQTNRNLDLTKSAHFVFAYDYSFKKDYRIKAELYYQYIYDIPIETQPSSFSIVNEGADFNYSSRDSLRNNGTGDNKGVELTIEKFYSQGFYFLVTTSLFNSKYEGSDKIRRNTAFNGNYIFNFLAGKEFTIHQRHVFAINIRTTYAGGKRFIPIDLNQSFLLNESVYDQSRAYENKFKDYFRTDVKFSYRINYKKATHEISLDINNIFSTKNIWQQQFNPRTGNTITEYQIGFFPIPLYRLYF from the coding sequence ATGATTAAAAAATATTTCGCGTTAATTTTAATTTTGATTTTTGTTACGAATGCACATGCCCAGCAAGGTCAAATAGTAAAAGGCAGAGTTACCGACAAGCAGACAAAGCAAAGTTTGCCCGGTGCCAGTATCGTTTTGCTAGATAGTGCTGTGTTTGTAGCAACTACTTCCGATGCCAATGGCTATTACAAACTTGCGAATGTTGGACTGGGGCGTAAAATTTTTAGGGTATCTTACCTTGGATATAAAGAGAAAACGTTTACAGTAATAGTTACAAGCGGCAAGGAAGTAGTAACTACGATTGAATTGGAAGAAAATGCTATTCAAGGTAAGGAAGTAGAAGTATCGGCTACGCGCGAAAAAGCGCGCAGTAATAATCAGATGGCCACGGTAAGCGCACGTTCGTTTACCTTTGAAGAAACATCGCGTTATGCAGGTAGCCTTAATGACCCAGCACGCATGGCCGGCAACTATGCCGGTGTTAGCAGCAGCAATGATAGCCGTAACGATATTGTTATACGTGGCAACAGTCCTGCTGGTTTATTATGGCGACTTAATGGGGTAGATATTCCAAACCCAAACCACTTTGGCTCGCTCGGAACTACCGGAGGGCCTATCAGCATTCTCAATAATAATCAACTTGATAATTCTGATTTTATCACAGCGGCATTTCCGGCTGAATATGGTAATGCATTGGCCGGTGTGTTCGATTTGCAAATGCGTAATGGCAATGATGAGAAACATGAGTTTCTCTTTCAGGTAGGTTTCAATGGCTTTGAAGGTGGTGCCGAAGGCCCCATTAATAAAGCATCTAAAAGTACCTATTTAATTAATTACCGTTATTCTACCTTGGGTGTTTTTAAAGCAGTAGGCATAAATTTTGGTACCGGTAATGCGGTACCGCAATATCAGGATGTGAGTTTTAATTTTCACTTTCCTACGAAGCGTGCCGGACGCTTTTCTTTTTTTGGTATCGGAGGCAAAGCCTATGTAGAAACGTTGGATAGGGACAAAGATTCTACCAAGAACAGCCTTTACGATAATGAAGAACGCCAGAATGGATATTTTGGCAACAGCACCGGTGTAGCAGGTTTACAACATTTATATGTGTTTGATAACGGCATGTATATTAAAACCACTCTTGCTGCCAGTGCACTTTTTCAAAACTGGAAGGTAGATAGCATTGGCAACGATAACAATATTCCTTATCCGTTTTATAGAAACAACTCTTATAATATACGTTCTACCATTACTTCAACTTTAAACAAGCGATTTAACTCTCGTAATTTTTTAAAATCAGGAATTATTGTGGAGCATTATAACTTTCAATATGCAGATAGTATTTCGCGTGCTTTGAACTTTAGAGTTATAACCAATACTGAAAGTGCAACGCAATTACTACAAGCATATTCGCAATGGCAGCATAACTTAAGTAGCAGGCTAACGCTAAATACGGGACTACACTTTCAACAGTTTATGCTTAATAAAACTTTCAATATAGAGCCACGCATAGGCATCCGATATGAGATCAATAAGCGCAATACACTTTCGTTTGGAACCGGCCTTCACAGTCAAATACAGCCCATTTACATTTACATGGTAAAAACGAAAGTTAACGCTACAGATGATGTACAAACCAACCGCAACCTCGACTTGACCAAGAGCGCACACTTTGTATTTGCGTATGACTATAGCTTCAAAAAGGACTACCGCATAAAGGCAGAGTTATACTATCAATATATCTATGATATTCCCATCGAAACACAGCCTTCCAGTTTTAGCATAGTAAACGAAGGGGCCGATTTTAATTACAGTAGCCGCGATAGTTTGCGCAATAACGGAACCGGGGATAATAAAGGAGTTGAATTGACTATAGAAAAATTTTATAGCCAAGGTTTTTATTTTTTAGTTACTACCTCTTTATTTAATTCAAAGTATGAGGGAAGCGATAAGATACGAAGGAATACCGCCTTTAATGGAAACTATATTTTTAATTTTTTGGCGGGCAAAGAATTCACCATTCACCAAAGGCATGTATTTGCTATTAACATTCGCACTACCTATGCCGGAGGTAAACGATTTATACCAATCGATTTAAACCAATCATTCTTATTAAATGAGTCTGTTTACGATCAGTCGCGGGCGTATGAGAATAAATTTAAAGACTATTTCCGAACCGATGTAAAGTTTAGTTACCGCATCAACTATAAAAAGGCAACACATGAAATCTCACTCGACATCAACAATATTTTTAGTACAAAAAACATCTGGCAGCAACAGTTTAATCCTCGCACAGGTAATACGATAACTGAGTATCAGATTGGTTTTTTCCCGATTCCTTTGTACAGGCTCTACTTTTGA
- a CDS encoding COX15/CtaA family protein translates to MEGTNKTNELKRDSGILIWLYSGCFLIFAMVIIGGITRLTGSGLSITEWKVITGTLPPLSEAAWIAEFEAYKQSPQFQRINSHFQLSDFQQIYWWEYIHRLVARILGLVFIFPLIYFIVKKRINKALAPKLGVIFLLGAWQGVLGWLMVASGLQSNPHVSHINLATHLVNAFILFGYIYWVTLDLQYTNDSLTSYRPKREAMKFSWILLALFAIQLTYGAFVAGLRAGNIFNTWPLMDGQVIADSVFIAFEKTGFASLVNNHATVQFIHRTVAIIFLLAVVYFWYNRNTSAFSLKGEQKNAINILLIVTLLQVLLGITTLLLYVPLILGVVHQAMAFVLFGLLIFIWHRLKFA, encoded by the coding sequence ATGGAGGGCACAAATAAAACCAATGAATTGAAACGAGATAGTGGAATACTAATTTGGCTGTATAGCGGATGCTTCCTCATTTTTGCTATGGTTATTATAGGAGGAATAACCCGCTTAACGGGCAGTGGTTTAAGTATAACCGAATGGAAAGTTATTACCGGAACATTGCCACCATTGTCCGAAGCCGCATGGATAGCTGAATTCGAAGCATATAAGCAATCTCCTCAGTTTCAAAGAATAAATTCACATTTTCAGTTAAGCGATTTCCAACAAATTTATTGGTGGGAATACATTCATCGTCTCGTAGCACGCATACTGGGACTTGTATTTATTTTTCCGCTTATCTATTTTATTGTCAAAAAGCGCATTAACAAAGCATTGGCTCCCAAGTTGGGTGTCATTTTTTTGTTAGGTGCATGGCAAGGTGTTTTGGGATGGCTCATGGTAGCAAGTGGATTGCAAAGCAATCCGCATGTTTCACATATAAATTTAGCAACTCACCTGGTTAACGCTTTTATTTTGTTTGGCTATATCTATTGGGTAACGCTCGACTTGCAATATACCAACGACTCACTTACTTCGTATCGCCCCAAGCGCGAGGCAATGAAATTTTCATGGATACTGCTTGCTTTGTTTGCTATACAATTGACCTATGGGGCTTTTGTTGCCGGGTTAAGAGCAGGCAACATATTCAATACATGGCCACTGATGGATGGTCAGGTTATTGCCGATTCAGTTTTTATAGCTTTCGAAAAAACAGGTTTTGCCAGTTTAGTTAACAATCACGCAACCGTGCAGTTTATTCATCGTACGGTAGCTATTATATTTTTGCTAGCGGTTGTCTATTTTTGGTATAACCGCAACACGAGTGCTTTTAGTTTGAAAGGCGAACAAAAAAATGCCATAAACATATTACTCATCGTTACCTTGCTTCAAGTGTTGTTAGGTATTACCACCTTGCTTTTGTATGTGCCATTAATATTAGGAGTGGTGCATCAGGCAATGGCTTTTGTGTTGTTTGGTTTATTGATTTTTATTTGGCACAGGTTAAAGTTTGCTTGA
- a CDS encoding PKD domain-containing protein codes for MNNCLIALLFVLFSLNQLSGQNQASQWYFGNYAALDFMSGAPVSIGTSAMAMLEGVSSIADASGNLLFYTNGSTVWNANNTIMPNGTGLSGNNNSAQAALIIPYPGNTAAYIIVTTPTNGLGTMDYSIIDMTLNGGLGDVVIKNTPIVNNSTEKVTAVAHSNGTDIWIIGHTFNTADFYAYLVTSAGVSNTPVISTSGSVIQGVLGFAGYMKASHCGQKVAYASTLGMDLVELFDFDNSTGIISNAITFPNVSQAYGLEFSGDDSKLYATLENPMEIFQWDLNAGSAAAIIASQVTLPGNVGFEAYAALQLGTDSNIYLANRFSNQMGVINEPNQAGAACNFIDNAFTLSFGDNQYGLPNLYQSLYTYGTGQAPQVLFSSSDTVLCEKQAIDFNDLSTGNPTSWQWTFTGASPSTATDQNPMGIYYAQYGTFPVTLKVSNSFGNDSVTIQQFISVVPIPNTPTITATGTLLCCDSTAVSYQWFYNNLPIPNATNICYTATQVGNYYVTITDTNGCENASGLVAVTNSAMAEPHTAQLAVYPNPANDQITLYSNSADKFVSVTLYDVSGKEVTTHTTIYTNPFSMDIAHLPPGYYTIAVWGRNTLTRIPLIKIKP; via the coding sequence ATGAATAACTGCTTGATCGCTTTACTGTTTGTTTTATTTTCTCTTAATCAATTGTCGGGTCAAAATCAGGCTTCGCAATGGTATTTCGGAAATTACGCTGCTCTTGATTTTATGAGTGGCGCACCTGTAAGCATTGGTACTAGTGCCATGGCCATGCTCGAAGGCGTTTCGTCTATTGCTGATGCTAGTGGCAACTTACTGTTTTATACCAATGGCAGCACGGTTTGGAACGCGAATAACACCATTATGCCCAATGGCACAGGACTATCGGGTAATAATAATTCTGCACAGGCGGCACTAATCATTCCATACCCCGGCAATACTGCTGCTTATATTATTGTTACTACTCCAACCAATGGTCTTGGCACCATGGACTATTCGATAATTGATATGACCTTAAATGGCGGATTAGGAGATGTGGTAATAAAAAACACACCAATAGTAAATAATTCTACCGAGAAAGTTACTGCCGTTGCACACTCCAATGGAACCGATATTTGGATAATTGGACACACTTTTAACACAGCCGATTTTTATGCTTACTTAGTAACATCGGCAGGAGTTAGCAACACACCTGTTATTAGCACAAGTGGTAGTGTTATACAGGGCGTATTGGGCTTTGCCGGCTATATGAAAGCTTCGCATTGCGGACAAAAGGTTGCCTATGCCTCTACCTTGGGAATGGATTTAGTTGAACTATTTGATTTTGACAACAGCACCGGAATAATTAGTAATGCGATTACGTTTCCGAATGTATCGCAGGCATATGGGCTCGAGTTTTCGGGCGATGACAGCAAACTATATGCAACCTTAGAAAACCCGATGGAAATTTTTCAGTGGGATTTAAATGCGGGTTCAGCAGCAGCAATAATAGCTTCTCAAGTAACCTTACCGGGCAATGTAGGTTTTGAGGCATATGCTGCTCTGCAATTAGGAACCGATAGTAATATATATCTGGCAAACAGGTTCAGTAATCAAATGGGTGTAATAAACGAGCCCAATCAAGCAGGTGCCGCCTGCAACTTTATCGACAATGCCTTTACACTTAGCTTTGGTGACAACCAATATGGTTTACCAAACTTATATCAATCGTTGTATACTTACGGTACCGGGCAGGCCCCACAGGTATTGTTCAGCTCTTCGGATACGGTATTGTGTGAAAAGCAAGCGATTGACTTTAATGATCTCAGCACCGGAAATCCAACAAGCTGGCAATGGACATTCACCGGTGCATCACCATCTACTGCTACCGATCAAAATCCGATGGGAATATATTATGCTCAATATGGTACTTTTCCTGTTACTTTAAAAGTAAGCAATTCATTTGGCAACGATTCTGTTACCATTCAACAATTTATTAGTGTTGTCCCTATACCAAATACGCCAACCATAACTGCTACCGGAACCTTGCTATGCTGCGATTCGACAGCGGTAAGCTATCAGTGGTTTTATAACAACCTACCCATTCCAAATGCAACTAACATATGCTATACGGCAACGCAAGTGGGAAACTACTATGTAACTATTACCGATACCAATGGATGCGAAAACGCTAGTGGGCTTGTTGCGGTTACCAATTCGGCAATGGCAGAGCCACATACAGCACAGTTAGCTGTTTATCCTAACCCCGCAAACGATCAAATTACACTATACAGTAATTCGGCAGATAAATTTGTTTCGGTAACCCTATATGATGTGAGCGGAAAAGAAGTAACAACGCACACAACAATTTATACCAACCCATTTAGTATGGATATTGCACACCTGCCACCCGGCTATTATACCATTGCAGTTTGGGGACGAAACACCTTGACTCGAATTCCACTGATTAAGATTAAACCATAA
- a CDS encoding choice-of-anchor B family protein, which translates to MKKIVLSTICMLVYTFAFAQLNMTFKSKKTYSGELSNIGGYVDSLGNEYALVGWEFGLSIVDVTDPLNIFEVINISGPQSIWREVKTHDKYAYVTTEGGGGLQIINLSNLPANNLPVKNYLGNGAISGQIDNIHALHIDEGYIYLYGTSLFNGAALICDLNSDPWNPNYLGHTPGTYIHDGYVRNDTLFSCHIYDGYFTIFDVSNKANPIALNTQNTPDNFSHNSWLNDAGTVLFTTDEVDNSVLAAYDISNPQNIKLIDQYQTAPGSQAIVHNTHTLNDYEVVSWYTEGVVVVDVARPDNMIEVGHYDTSPFSGGGFNGCWGVYCYLPSGNLVVSDIEEGLFVIAPDYIRGCYLEGLVTDSITTLPINGATVTIVSSNKTKFTNTMGVYKTGLAAAGLYDVTVSKVGYITKTITGVSLANGIVTALNVELVPVQTLNITGNVIDAGNGNPIANANVNISDGQYNWDVITNGNGDFSINNFVTGTYTVTAGQWGYITSCNTAPINGGNVTIALSKGWYDDFTFDNAWSTQGTATTGFWVREEPIGTTSNNTQVNPDFDVITDCNDKCFMSGNGGGSSGNDDIDDGSVTLRSPFFDLSNYTNPVLYYSRWFYNGGGQFGSTPNDTMYVYISNGATEVLLEKIHVNTPGMSNWINKLYALNNYLTPTTTMRVRVVAEDFSQGNVCEAAFDKFQVSDGFLSIDHTAVATDFTVAPNPASIDFLLSTNQAGDQLTIQDITGKIIEQLTMTSASIRIGAAYQAGLYFATLTNKNGGSKTLKLIKTQ; encoded by the coding sequence ATGAAAAAAATTGTACTTAGTACTATTTGCATGCTTGTTTACACATTCGCTTTTGCGCAGTTAAACATGACTTTTAAAAGCAAGAAAACTTACAGCGGTGAATTGTCTAACATTGGGGGCTATGTAGATTCTCTTGGCAATGAGTATGCGCTTGTTGGCTGGGAGTTTGGTTTGTCTATTGTAGATGTAACCGACCCACTTAATATTTTTGAAGTTATAAATATTTCAGGACCTCAGTCTATTTGGCGCGAAGTTAAAACCCATGACAAGTATGCCTATGTAACAACCGAAGGTGGTGGTGGATTGCAAATTATTAATCTCAGCAATTTACCTGCAAATAATCTTCCTGTAAAAAACTATTTGGGTAATGGCGCCATCAGCGGGCAAATTGACAATATACATGCACTGCACATTGACGAAGGTTATATTTATCTATATGGAACCAGCTTATTTAATGGTGCTGCATTAATCTGTGATTTAAATTCCGACCCATGGAATCCAAACTATTTGGGCCATACGCCTGGTACGTATATTCATGATGGATATGTGCGCAACGATACCTTGTTTTCCTGTCATATATACGATGGGTACTTTACCATCTTTGATGTTAGCAATAAAGCAAATCCAATTGCTTTGAATACGCAAAATACTCCTGACAACTTTTCGCATAATAGCTGGTTGAATGATGCAGGCACTGTGCTCTTTACCACTGACGAAGTAGATAATAGCGTGCTTGCTGCTTACGATATTAGCAATCCTCAAAACATAAAATTGATTGATCAATACCAAACAGCACCAGGGTCGCAGGCCATTGTTCACAATACGCATACATTGAATGATTATGAAGTAGTATCGTGGTACACCGAAGGAGTTGTTGTTGTTGATGTTGCCCGTCCTGATAATATGATTGAGGTAGGCCATTATGATACTTCACCCTTTAGTGGTGGCGGCTTTAATGGTTGCTGGGGCGTATATTGTTATCTTCCCTCAGGCAACCTGGTAGTTAGCGATATAGAGGAAGGATTGTTTGTAATCGCCCCCGACTATATTCGTGGGTGTTATCTTGAAGGCTTGGTAACTGACAGTATAACAACTTTACCTATCAATGGGGCTACGGTAACTATTGTTAGTTCTAATAAAACTAAATTCACCAACACCATGGGTGTATATAAAACAGGATTAGCTGCCGCAGGCTTGTACGATGTTACCGTTTCAAAAGTTGGCTATATAACCAAAACCATCACAGGGGTTTCGTTAGCTAATGGTATTGTTACCGCATTAAATGTGGAATTAGTACCAGTACAAACCTTGAATATTACCGGCAACGTAATTGATGCCGGAAATGGAAATCCAATAGCTAATGCGAATGTTAATATTAGCGATGGGCAGTATAATTGGGATGTTATCACCAATGGCAATGGAGATTTTTCTATTAATAATTTTGTAACGGGAACATATACAGTTACAGCCGGACAGTGGGGATATATTACCTCATGCAACACAGCACCAATTAATGGGGGCAATGTTACCATTGCACTTAGCAAAGGCTGGTATGATGACTTTACATTTGACAATGCCTGGAGCACACAGGGCACTGCAACTACAGGTTTTTGGGTGCGCGAAGAGCCTATAGGAACAACTAGTAATAACACGCAGGTAAATCCCGATTTTGATGTTATAACTGACTGTAATGATAAATGCTTTATGAGTGGCAATGGCGGTGGAAGCTCGGGCAACGATGATATTGACGATGGTAGTGTAACACTTCGTTCGCCTTTCTTTGATTTGTCAAATTATACAAATCCGGTGTTATATTATTCACGATGGTTTTATAATGGTGGAGGTCAGTTTGGTAGCACCCCAAACGATACCATGTATGTATACATTAGCAACGGTGCTACTGAGGTATTGCTCGAAAAAATACATGTCAACACACCAGGCATGTCTAATTGGATAAATAAATTGTATGCGCTTAACAACTACCTCACTCCAACTACTACCATGCGTGTGCGCGTAGTTGCCGAAGATTTTTCGCAAGGAAACGTATGTGAAGCAGCCTTCGATAAATTCCAGGTAAGTGATGGATTCCTAAGTATTGACCACACAGCAGTTGCAACTGATTTTACGGTTGCTCCTAATCCTGCAAGCATCGACTTTTTGCTAAGTACAAATCAAGCAGGCGATCAATTAACTATTCAGGATATAACAGGAAAAATAATTGAACAACTTACTATGACTTCGGCCAGCATAAGAATTGGCGCTGCATATCAGGCAGGTTTATATTTTGCTACGCTTACCAATAAGAATGGTGGTAGCAAAACGCTTAAACTTATAAAAACGCAATAG
- a CDS encoding tetratricopeptide repeat protein, producing MKKQSKPVATKNSTNSIVWLCSAICGVFALLLYANTLGHQWALDDFPTIYGNAVTQQGFDGISTLLKTSYWYGLDGKNDWLYRPMSMIMFAIEWELAPNNPILGHWINVLMYGLTGFFLFRFMKNLFEGKNILLPFAITLLFVAHPIHTEVVANIKSRDEILTFLFSILTLNQILQYIKAERMISLALAFLFFLIASFSKESAISILGVVPVMIYFFSNSDIKKYAYAMLPVMAAAGIYLIARGNVLTSQTAQEGILISDNSLVATSNVGMQKATAIYIMGLYLKLLVFPHPMSCDYSYNEIKIVGFDNWFVIVSILLHLGMGVYALMGIKKKDPVSFGIIFYLGTIILVTNLFFLTRSTMADRFLYMPSLGFCIALIVLLSRLLKIDFSSAVNFPSIGNMVGYHKAFTGIIGVLLLIASVKTFARNQDWENDTTIFSSDAEHAPGSARIHYLYGNHFLQDLNQNLVPAAEQEEHWQIAVRELKRSIECHADYLESYMGLGDCYVRKSMFKEALDIYSAAIKRNPNFGNAYNNLGNCYFKMGQYDNAIAELTKAVTVNPQYSEGFNNLGSAYFAKQDFNNAIAAFNKAISIAPSYSDAYKNLGSTYGTMGQLDQAIGAFLKGLEYKPNDATINYYLGITYNNKGDAMNGNRYLNRAYELDPKLRK from the coding sequence TTGAAAAAGCAAAGTAAACCGGTGGCTACAAAAAACTCTACCAACAGTATCGTATGGCTGTGCTCGGCTATTTGTGGTGTTTTTGCATTATTACTGTATGCCAATACGTTGGGCCATCAATGGGCATTGGACGATTTTCCAACCATTTATGGGAATGCCGTAACTCAACAGGGGTTTGATGGCATTTCAACATTACTTAAAACCTCTTACTGGTATGGGCTTGATGGAAAAAATGATTGGTTGTACCGCCCCATGAGTATGATCATGTTTGCTATTGAGTGGGAATTGGCACCCAACAATCCCATATTAGGTCATTGGATAAATGTGCTTATGTATGGACTTACCGGCTTCTTTCTATTTCGTTTTATGAAAAACCTATTTGAAGGAAAAAACATACTTCTGCCGTTTGCAATTACCTTGCTATTTGTAGCGCACCCTATTCATACCGAAGTAGTAGCCAACATTAAAAGCCGTGACGAAATACTTACGTTCCTTTTCTCCATACTTACACTAAACCAGATACTGCAATACATAAAGGCCGAAAGAATGATTTCGTTGGCTCTTGCATTTTTATTTTTTCTGATTGCCTCTTTCAGCAAAGAGAGTGCAATAAGTATACTTGGTGTTGTACCGGTAATGATATACTTTTTTAGCAACAGCGATATTAAAAAATATGCTTACGCCATGCTTCCGGTGATGGCAGCAGCTGGCATTTATTTAATTGCTCGCGGCAATGTACTTACATCGCAAACAGCACAGGAAGGTATTTTAATCAGTGACAATTCGCTGGTTGCTACATCCAATGTAGGCATGCAAAAAGCTACCGCTATCTACATCATGGGCCTATACTTAAAGCTATTGGTATTTCCACATCCAATGAGTTGCGACTATTCGTATAACGAAATTAAGATTGTTGGTTTCGATAATTGGTTTGTAATCGTTTCTATTTTACTTCATTTAGGCATGGGTGTTTATGCCTTGATGGGCATAAAAAAGAAAGATCCTGTTTCATTTGGCATTATCTTTTATTTAGGAACCATTATTCTGGTTACTAATTTATTTTTCCTAACCCGCTCCACCATGGCCGATCGCTTTTTATATATGCCCTCGCTCGGATTTTGTATCGCCCTGATTGTGCTGCTATCGCGATTGTTAAAAATAGATTTTTCGAGCGCAGTTAATTTTCCATCTATCGGAAACATGGTTGGTTACCATAAAGCATTTACCGGAATAATTGGTGTGCTTTTGCTTATAGCAAGTGTAAAAACATTTGCCCGCAATCAAGATTGGGAAAACGACACCACCATTTTTAGTTCCGATGCCGAACATGCTCCGGGAAGTGCACGAATTCATTATTTGTATGGCAACCATTTTTTGCAAGACTTAAATCAAAATCTGGTACCTGCTGCCGAACAGGAAGAACACTGGCAAATAGCTGTGCGCGAACTAAAACGAAGCATCGAGTGTCATGCTGACTACCTTGAGTCTTACATGGGTCTAGGAGATTGTTATGTGCGCAAAAGTATGTTTAAAGAGGCGCTTGATATTTACTCTGCGGCAATAAAACGAAATCCAAATTTTGGAAATGCTTATAATAATCTTGGCAACTGTTATTTTAAAATGGGACAGTATGATAATGCGATAGCCGAACTTACGAAAGCGGTTACTGTAAATCCACAGTATAGCGAAGGTTTTAACAACCTGGGCTCAGCATATTTTGCCAAACAAGATTTTAATAATGCAATTGCAGCCTTTAACAAAGCTATCAGTATAGCACCTTCGTATTCCGATGCATATAAGAATCTGGGAAGTACTTATGGTACCATGGGGCAGTTGGACCAGGCAATAGGTGCTTTTTTAAAAGGGTTGGAGTATAAGCCAAATGATGCTACTATTAACTACTACCTCGGTATCACCTACAATAATAAAGGCGATGCCATGAATGGCAATCGCTACTTAAACCGTGCTTATGAACTCGATCCAAAGTTGAGAAAGTAA